A window from Bos indicus isolate NIAB-ARS_2022 breed Sahiwal x Tharparkar chromosome 1, NIAB-ARS_B.indTharparkar_mat_pri_1.0, whole genome shotgun sequence encodes these proteins:
- the TRPM2 gene encoding transient receptor potential cation channel subfamily M member 2 isoform X7, which produces MWVDSMVRLLEMAHLKQSGAMEQRLASLEEQVAQTATALHWIVKALRDSGFGSEEGVPTLAPQKASVGRDPELDSRSKAEDPDDAYHMNARHLLYPSCSVLRFPVPNEKVPWETEFLMYNPPFYTANRKDKDLVDPVGDALEPLSRISYNAVDGPLDRRSFHGVYTVRDGLPLNPMGRTGLRGRGDLSRFGPNHTLQPVITRWRRSLDGAICRKNVKKMLEVLVVKHGPSEHWMLPGGSREPGELLPQNLKQVLQREFWSSFERLLTQGMKVYKGYMDDPRNTDNAWIETVAVSIHFPDQSDAELKRLNSHLHSCDEGMAIRWQVVDERIPLYDNHKVILQKVAALFMAYY; this is translated from the exons ATGTG GGTGGATTCCATGGTGCGCCTGCTGGAAATGGCACATCTGAAGCAGTCGGGCGCCATGGAGCAGAGACTGGCCTCCCTGGAGGAGCAG GTGGCCCAGACAGCCACAGCATTGCACTGGATTGTGAAGGCCCTGAGGGACAGTGGCTTTGGCTCAGAAGAAGGTGTCCCCACTCTGG CACCCCAGAAGGCCTCAGTGGGGCGGGATCCTGAGCTGGACAGCAGATcgaaggcagaggacccagatgACGCCTACCACATGAATGCCCGGCATCTGCTCTACCCAAGTTGCTCTGTCCTGCGATTCCCGGTGCCCAACGAGAAGGTGCCCTGGGAG ACGGAGTTCCTCATGTACAACCCGCCCTTCTACACGGCCAACAGGAAGGACAAGGACCTGGTGGACCCCGTGGGAGA TGCCCTGGAACCTCTGTCCAGGATCAGCTACAATGCAGTGGACGGACCACTGGACCGGCGCAGCTTCCATGGAGTCTACACAGTGCGGGACGGGCTCCCTCT AAACCCCATGGGTCGCACGGGACTGCGCGGCCGCGGGGACCTCAGCCGCTTCGGCCCCAATCACACACTGCAGCCTGTGATCACCCG CTGGAGGCGGAGCCTGGATGGTGCCATCTGCAGGAAGAACGTCAAGAAGATGCTGGAGGTGCTGGTGGTGAAGCATGGCCCCTCCGAGCACTGGATGCTGCCTGGG GGCTCCCGGGAGCCAGGAGAGTTGCTGCCCCAGAATTTAAAACAGGTCCTGCAAAGAGAGTTCTGGTCTTCCTTCGAGCGCCTGCTGACTCAGGGCATGAAG GTGTACAAAGGATACATGGATGACCCCAGGAACACGGACAATGCCTGGATCGAGACGGTGGCTGTGAGCATCCACTTCCCAGACCAGAGCGATGCGGAGCTCAAGAGGCTGAACTCT CATCTGCACTCCTGTGACGAGGGGATGGCCATTCGCTGGCAGGTGGTGGATGAGCGCATCCCCCTGTATGACAACCACAAGGTCATCCTCCAGAAAGTGGCCGCCTTGTTCATGGCCTACTACTGA
- the LRRC3 gene encoding leucine-rich repeat-containing protein 3 gives MVSMGPTGRQSPSSLPVPAGGPCLLLLFCLRLGASCPQNCQCPDHAGAVAVHCSARGLQEVPRDIPADTVLLKLDANKIARIPNGAFQHLHQLRELDLSQNAIETIGPAAFSGLAGGLRLLDLSHNRLRRIPKDALGKLSAKIRLAHNPLHCECALQEALWELKLDPDSVDEIACHTSVQEEYVGKPLIQALDSGVSFCSVHHKTTDVAMLVTMFGWFAMVITYVVYYVRQNQEDARRHLEYLKSLPSTPMSKDPTSSAP, from the coding sequence ATGGTCAGCATGGGCCCAACAGGCAGGCAAAGCCCCTCCTCCCTGCCGGTCCCTGCAGGAGGGCCCTGCCTGCTCCTGCTCTTCTGCCTGAGGCTAGGTGCCTCTTGCCCACAAAACTGCCAGTGCCCTGACCACGCGGGGGCGGTGGCTGTCCACTGCAGTGCGAGGGGCCTGCAGGAGGTCCCCAGGGACATCCCCGCAGACACTGTGCTCCTGAAGCTTGATGCCAACAAGATCGCCCGCATCCCCAACGGGGCCTTCCAGCACCTGCACCAGCTGAGAGAGCTGGACCTGTCACAGAACGCCATCGAGACCATCGGCCCCGCCGCCTTTTCAGGCCTCGCCGGGGGCCTGCGGCTGCTGGACCTATCTCACAACCGCCTCCGGAGGATCCCCAAGGACGCGCTGGGCAAGCTCAGCGCCAAGATCCGCCTGGCGCACAACCCGCTGCACTGCGAGTGCGCCCTGCAAGAGGCCCTGTGGGAGCTGAAGCTGGACCCCGACTCAGTGGACGAGATCGCCTGCCACACCTCGGTGCAGGAGGAGTACGTGGGGAAGCCACTGATCCAGGCCCTCGACTCTGGTGTCAGCTTCTGCAGCGTCCACCACAAGACCACGGATGTGGCCATGCTGGTCACCATGTTCGGCTGGTTCGCCATGGTGATCACCTACGTTGTGTACTACGTGCGGCAGAACCAGGAGGATGCCAGGAGGCACCTGGAGTACCTCAAGTCCCTGCCCAGCACCCCCATGTCCAAGGACCCCACCAGCTCTGCGCCCTAG
- the TRPM2 gene encoding transient receptor potential cation channel subfamily M member 2 isoform X8 has translation MYNPPFYTANRKDKDLVDPVGDALEPLSRISYNAVDGPLDRRSFHGVYTVRDGLPLNPMGRTGLRGRGDLSRFGPNHTLQPVITRWRRSLDGAICRKNVKKMLEVLVVKHGPSEHWMLPGGSREPGELLPQNLKQVLQREFWSSFERLLTQGMKVYKGYMDDPRNTDNAWIETVAVSIHFPDQSDAELKRLNSHLHSCDEGMAIRWQVVDERIPLYDNHKVILQKVAALFMAYY, from the exons ATGTACAACCCGCCCTTCTACACGGCCAACAGGAAGGACAAGGACCTGGTGGACCCCGTGGGAGA TGCCCTGGAACCTCTGTCCAGGATCAGCTACAATGCAGTGGACGGACCACTGGACCGGCGCAGCTTCCATGGAGTCTACACAGTGCGGGACGGGCTCCCTCT AAACCCCATGGGTCGCACGGGACTGCGCGGCCGCGGGGACCTCAGCCGCTTCGGCCCCAATCACACACTGCAGCCTGTGATCACCCG CTGGAGGCGGAGCCTGGATGGTGCCATCTGCAGGAAGAACGTCAAGAAGATGCTGGAGGTGCTGGTGGTGAAGCATGGCCCCTCCGAGCACTGGATGCTGCCTGGG GGCTCCCGGGAGCCAGGAGAGTTGCTGCCCCAGAATTTAAAACAGGTCCTGCAAAGAGAGTTCTGGTCTTCCTTCGAGCGCCTGCTGACTCAGGGCATGAAG GTGTACAAAGGATACATGGATGACCCCAGGAACACGGACAATGCCTGGATCGAGACGGTGGCTGTGAGCATCCACTTCCCAGACCAGAGCGATGCGGAGCTCAAGAGGCTGAACTCT CATCTGCACTCCTGTGACGAGGGGATGGCCATTCGCTGGCAGGTGGTGGATGAGCGCATCCCCCTGTATGACAACCACAAGGTCATCCTCCAGAAAGTGGCCGCCTTGTTCATGGCCTACTACTGA